The region TTCCTCCAAATCAGCTTGTGCCCATATGCCACATACCATCTGTAGGACAAGATACATGGAGAAGGTTAAAATGTACTGACTGCAAGACGGGATACTACAAAACCCACATAACATTTTTCGTATAACATCGTTTCAGAAGATTTATGCCACTCTAAGTAGCATAAAGCTAAAGTTTAGGCTACAACAatgtgtaaaaacattaaataataaactatttGTGTGAATAACTGAGAAAACAAAGTATCACTAGAGtataaagttatatttataGTAACTGTTTGATGGGATAACAGCTTATGAATGACTTAATCAGCTATTATCACGTTACAGAAATGGACAACAAGGTCCGTTTAGTAGCAGTCCTGGAGCTTTCAAACTTCTGTTCATCAGCAGATGGTGTTTGTTCAAGTTGTCAATCTCTTCTTAATCTTCAATTACGTTTTTTTCTGAGTTATTAATGGACTTTGAACCTCAGCTTTTAAGCTGATGAAGATTGTGTGATATGATCCAAAGCTCCAGAGCACCTAAGGAATCAACCTTAtggtgagattgttttctcACCTGCTGTTAACAATGAACCCTAAACCTCAGCaactaaaatactttttactcctTCACGGTATTTCTTACAATTTAGGATGTTAGAAGTAAGACTTAAGGACATTCCATTCTCCAATATGTATTATTGGCAGTGGCctacttttttcatattatctgcagtgtttttaaatctttcttgcttacaaaaaacataaatacaattattttttaaatatgaaaggAACATTGGCCGCTCACATTCCAAAGAGGGCTCCGCCAAGGTGAGCTGCGTGGTCAAACAGCCGCCATCCCAGAAAAAGCCCTGCTGTATCCATGGCAATGAGCGCTTTCAGAGCCTAGAGGCAGACCAATGACAGAAACCTGATGTTACACTTAATGTGCTGACTTAAATCAACAACGACTATCCCTCTGCCATGCATTCGGACATGCATACttacacattcactcacacacactggactTTGTCCGTTTTGTTCATGCACAGATTTACATCTCTTGCcagctgtgaaaacacaacatgggAATGTCAACAACACcttattaaatgtttgaattacCAAACAATTTGATTCACATTACACTTCAGAGGTGTGTATCTACATAACAAGACAACTTTTTTCAAACCACACATAGCACACATCAAAAGGCAGAGAGTGCACGgttcatacacaaacacacacacacacacacacacacacacacacacacacacacacacacacacacacacacacacacacacacacacacacacacaaacacacacacacacacacacacacatactgtgagTCACTTACATTTCCTGCAGTAAAAGTAATCATGGGGAGGAAGATTATGCCCAGTTTGGCCTCTGGCATTTTTGCACAAACTGCGGCCAGTACTGCCATGACAGCGCCTGACTATGGATCAAACAAAAGATGTTAAGActactgtactttttttgtgttgagcTGTATGAAGATTTTAACAAAACTCTTACCGCTCCTAAGGATGGATAGAGACATCCAGTCGCAGTTTTACACATGTAGCTGGCCATAGTGGAAATCACACCTGAAAATACATGTTATGTTTGAGATGTCACTCTTTGTTGATACAACTTGATATGTCCCCTTTTAATGTACCAGTCAGTCACAATCACCATATATTTAACCAACTGGTTCCAACTGTTAAAATACCCAAATGTGTTCAGTTCCAAGACTGATGAGTCTGATGAAATTCAGGAAGTAATTTAGCTAAATAGCAAATATGTAATCTGTTCAGTATGCCTTTTTAGTTTTCACAATGTCCGTCAATTAATTTTAAGTCTTAaagattaatatatttataatgtgtatTACTATGAACATTGATGTAGGAGATTAAAAGGGATGTGGGTTTGATAGATTCAATGCTGTTTGATTGCTGGATTCATAATCAATGAATTGTTACCAGACCCTATTCTATATTTGACTCACCGGCAGACAGGTAGACTGCAAGAAACTGCTCCTTGCCTAAGAGAGAGACAATCCCTGATGAGAACGTCCACAGGACATACATGTTGGCCACCATGTGGATAATGGAGTAATGGCTGAAGGAGGACAGGACCATGGGAAGGCACTGTGTTtctggagggggagagaaaaatgaaCAGAATCAGAGAAATTGATAATGGTCAGTGGATCCAGCTGCAAATGTTACCTATGCAAGAAAACCATTGCCCTTGCTGTCCTTGTGTAAGCACTTTGATATCTTtattcaatttttaaaaaagactgGTAGAACATGCATACTCACTGGAGGCTGGGTTGGACGTGAAGTACTTAATCATGCTTCTTTGCATTGAAGGGATCCGCCAGCAACACAGGACTACAGCATTTACTGCAATGATGCCTGGAAAACAGTAATAAGGAAAGCTTGTGACAATGAAGAAGAGTGGGACTATAATACACAGACGTAAAGACATTTATGCTATCCGTGCAATATGAAGGAACAAaggaacaaaataaatctatgtCTGCAGAATAAATTACCGGTGACggtcctctgtccctctgtgagGCTGCTCCAGAAGTCATCCACCATCGACATCAGGAGGATGAGCTGTTGCTGGAAGCCTGACAACTTGTTCCACCAGTCGTGCCAGTGCGCCATGTCCTGAGACCCCTGTAATATATGAATGGTTCACTGGATCATTGTTAGCAGCCTTTTCGTTACATATACGTTGACAGCAGTGGAGGAGAGAGCCAGCTGTTTTGTGTCATTCAAACCTCACCTGTAAGAGTTTTTCTGACTGCTCTTCCTCTTTTGCATTCTGAACTCTTGACTTCAGGGTCTCATATTGCAGAATGGCCGCTGCACCAAATGAGCAACCTGTAAACTGACATGGAGTCAGACagcaaccaaccaaccaaccaatgcCA is a window of Anoplopoma fimbria isolate UVic2021 breed Golden Eagle Sablefish chromosome 3, Afim_UVic_2022, whole genome shotgun sequence DNA encoding:
- the parla gene encoding presenilins-associated rhomboid-like protein, mitochondrial isoform X1, producing MAWRECVVKWAKTEFLRSTNTIPRSTRLNPHNQQRCHFRRDAKRPDTKKGNVTQETKPTPSEAGTPGPPPPPKVLRPRLFKPLMFTVGFTGCSFGAAAILQYETLKSRVQNAKEEEQSEKLLQGSQDMAHWHDWWNKLSGFQQQLILLMSMVDDFWSSLTEGQRTVTGIIAVNAVVLCCWRIPSMQRSMIKYFTSNPASKTQCLPMVLSSFSHYSIIHMVANMYVLWTFSSGIVSLLGKEQFLAVYLSAGVISTMASYMCKTATGCLYPSLGASGAVMAVLAAVCAKMPEAKLGIIFLPMITFTAGNALKALIAMDTAGLFLGWRLFDHAAHLGGALFGIWYVAYGHKLIWRKREPLVKLWHDMRSPGAGGSRPGGGPPVGGSGPGPQ
- the parla gene encoding presenilins-associated rhomboid-like protein, mitochondrial isoform X2 — encoded protein: MAWRECVVKWAKTEFLRSTNTIPRSTRLNPHNQQRCHFRRDAKRPDTKKGNVTQETKPTPSEAGTPGPPPPPKVLRPRLFKPLMFTVGFTGCSFGAAAILQYETLKSRVQNAKEEEQSEKLLQGSQDMAHWHDWWNKLSGFQQQLILLMSMVDDFWSSLTEGQRTVTGIIAVNAVVLCCWRIPSMQRSMIKYFTSNPASKTQCLPMVLSSFSHYSIIHMVANMYVLWTFSSGIVSLLGKEQFLAVYLSAGVISTMASYMCKTATGCLYPSLGASGAVMAVLAAVCAKMPEAKLGIIFLPMITFTAGNLARDVNLCMNKTDKVQCV